In one window of Thermodesulfobacteriota bacterium DNA:
- a CDS encoding plasmid pRiA4b ORF-3 family protein, giving the protein MASRFENVYEFKITLLGIDPPVWRKIRVPENYTFWDLHVAIQDSMGWMDSHLHEFNLKNPSTSRKAVIGIPDDSFDDKRGVLPGWEQKIADYFSPKNPKAAYLYDFGDDWTHEVKLEKILAREKGKRYPVCIAGERACPPEDCGGIWGYQNFLKIIANLAHQEHAETLEWVGGSFDPERFDPKGVLFDNPKKRWKLAFE; this is encoded by the coding sequence ATGGCGAGCAGGTTCGAGAACGTCTATGAATTCAAGATTACATTGCTTGGAATCGATCCGCCGGTATGGCGGAAGATCAGGGTTCCCGAAAACTATACGTTCTGGGATTTGCATGTAGCAATACAAGACTCGATGGGCTGGATGGATTCGCATCTCCACGAGTTCAACTTGAAAAACCCTTCAACATCGAGGAAAGCTGTTATCGGTATTCCAGACGACTCGTTCGACGACAAAAGGGGTGTCCTGCCTGGTTGGGAGCAAAAGATTGCTGATTACTTCTCACCAAAGAACCCAAAGGCAGCCTATTTATATGACTTTGGGGATGATTGGACGCATGAGGTAAAACTCGAAAAGATACTCGCTCGGGAAAAGGGCAAGCGCTATCCGGTCTGCATTGCCGGCGAGCGTGCGTGTCCGCCTGAGGACTGCGGCGGGATATGGGGTTACCAGAATTTTCTAAAAATCATCGCCAACCTGGCCCACCAGGAACACGCGGAAACGCTCGAGTGGGTCGGCGGTTCCTTCGACCCGGAGCGTTTCGACCCCAAAGGCGTCCTTTTCGACAACCCGAAGAAGCGCTGGAAACTGGCGTTCGAGTGA
- a CDS encoding helix-turn-helix transcriptional regulator, whose translation MKKDMNKLFGNRIKSLRKRLGYSQEKLAEMTEISSKYLSRLETGDQFPSLEVLERLAENLNVEPKDLFEFYHEEQSPRKLKETLTALITKADEEELRILVRIARAILK comes from the coding sequence ATGAAAAAGGATATGAATAAGCTGTTCGGGAACAGGATCAAGAGCCTCAGGAAGAGATTGGGCTATTCGCAGGAGAAGCTTGCGGAAATGACTGAAATAAGCTCAAAGTATTTAAGCAGGCTCGAGACGGGAGACCAGTTCCCGTCATTGGAGGTGCTGGAGAGGCTTGCGGAAAACCTTAATGTCGAGCCAAAGGACCTTTTCGAGTTCTATCATGAAGAACAGAGTCCGAGAAAGCTCAAGGAGACCCTAACGGCCCTCATAACCAAAGCGGACGAAGAGGAACTGCGCATACTGGTGAGGATTGCCAGAGCAATACTGAAGTAG
- a CDS encoding methyl-accepting chemotaxis protein produces MSIKFFLTGVIGLLVLFLIGISAGNVWDSYKKATAVKQLEKANRLSDHILRASGYQAKERGITAIFLAPEAVMDDTTFMKLKEIRSAGDEAFNNAQSLAKELFEHDPSNLLLKTAMERASGSFSGLHEMRKSVDGNLMNPTKTLTATSWIGSMTRLIDDCAELRLAPFMSSKNSETLHDALRMNIEIKQAVWLVSEYAGRERATMGSFVSSRRPVEPAALERLNTFRAVVEINIIPILRLKETAGIDPAVLRAVTEMEKVFLSAFGEVRSGVYAATSTGNYPVTGKEWVEKSSEGIDSILHVSDAIGKMVSSKLDSELRRYEKSILLDSALLAAVAAICLISVIFITRKVIGPMNYLKEAMSEIERTGNISLKLKVDSRDECGQMAETFNRMMGHIHAIIKDINGSVEQLASSSEELNGSAQQISSGATEQASSIEETSTAMEQMASNIRQNTTNASETEAIAIKSASDALKSGKAVAETVSAMKDIATRISIIEEIARQTNLLALNAAIEAARAGEHGKGFAVVASEVRKLAERSQAAAGEIGKLSTASVHTAEETGEMLATLVPDIQKTADLVKEITSASNEQSAGADQINKAIQELDHIIQQNASGAEELSATSEELAAQAARLQSAIAYFKLEDKKAGAGPTSRKSHAPLRVAQLKKPEAVNGAPGAGIRVQEAY; encoded by the coding sequence TTGAGCATCAAGTTTTTTCTGACGGGAGTCATAGGTCTATTGGTCCTCTTTCTTATTGGGATTTCAGCCGGCAATGTCTGGGATTCTTACAAAAAAGCGACCGCGGTAAAGCAGCTGGAAAAAGCCAACCGCCTTTCCGATCACATCCTGCGCGCTTCAGGTTACCAGGCCAAAGAACGAGGGATCACCGCAATATTCCTTGCTCCTGAAGCGGTCATGGACGACACTACTTTTATGAAACTTAAAGAAATCAGGAGCGCCGGGGACGAAGCTTTCAATAATGCGCAAAGCCTGGCCAAGGAGCTTTTTGAGCACGACCCGTCAAACCTCCTTTTGAAGACCGCGATGGAAAGGGCCAGCGGCTCCTTTTCCGGATTGCATGAGATGAGAAAGAGCGTCGACGGAAACCTGATGAACCCGACCAAGACACTCACGGCAACGAGCTGGATAGGCTCAATGACGAGGTTGATCGACGACTGCGCCGAACTTCGTCTTGCCCCATTCATGTCCTCAAAGAACAGCGAAACCCTGCATGATGCGCTCAGGATGAATATTGAGATTAAGCAGGCGGTGTGGCTTGTAAGCGAGTACGCCGGCAGGGAGCGCGCCACCATGGGTAGTTTCGTAAGTTCGAGAAGACCGGTTGAGCCTGCCGCCCTCGAGAGGCTTAATACATTCAGGGCGGTAGTCGAGATCAACATAATACCGATATTGCGCCTTAAGGAGACGGCAGGAATCGATCCGGCAGTACTGAGGGCCGTAACGGAAATGGAAAAGGTATTCCTCAGCGCCTTCGGGGAGGTCAGAAGTGGAGTCTACGCAGCAACTTCCACCGGAAACTATCCTGTTACCGGAAAGGAATGGGTTGAAAAAAGCAGCGAAGGCATAGACAGCATTCTGCATGTTTCAGACGCCATTGGAAAGATGGTCAGCTCTAAGCTCGACAGCGAGCTTAGAAGATACGAAAAGAGCATTTTACTGGATTCGGCTCTGCTTGCGGCGGTAGCGGCGATCTGCTTGATCTCGGTCATTTTCATCACGAGAAAAGTCATAGGACCGATGAATTACCTCAAGGAGGCGATGTCGGAAATCGAACGGACCGGCAATATCTCTTTAAAGCTCAAGGTGGATTCTCGCGACGAATGCGGCCAGATGGCCGAGACATTTAACCGGATGATGGGGCATATTCACGCCATAATCAAGGACATCAACGGTTCGGTTGAGCAGCTCGCGTCTTCATCCGAGGAGCTGAACGGCAGCGCCCAGCAGATATCCTCCGGCGCGACAGAGCAGGCCTCCTCTATTGAGGAAACCTCGACGGCAATGGAGCAAATGGCATCGAACATAAGGCAAAACACAACAAACGCAAGCGAGACCGAGGCGATAGCCATAAAGTCGGCCTCCGACGCGCTCAAGAGCGGTAAGGCAGTGGCTGAAACTGTAAGCGCGATGAAGGATATCGCCACCAGGATATCAATTATCGAGGAGATAGCGCGGCAGACGAACCTGCTCGCATTGAATGCCGCCATCGAGGCGGCGAGGGCCGGGGAGCACGGCAAGGGGTTTGCGGTAGTGGCATCCGAGGTCAGGAAGCTGGCCGAGCGGAGCCAGGCCGCGGCAGGGGAGATAGGCAAACTCTCTACCGCCAGCGTGCACACGGCCGAAGAGACTGGCGAAATGCTCGCCACGCTCGTGCCGGACATACAGAAAACGGCTGATCTCGTTAAAGAGATCACCTCCGCAAGCAACGAGCAAAGCGCAGGCGCGGACCAGATAAACAAGGCTATCCAGGAGCTTGACCACATAATCCAGCAGAACGCAAGCGGGGCCGAAGAGCTCTCGGCGACATCCGAGGAACTCGCAGCGCA
- a CDS encoding nucleotidyltransferase domain-containing protein, whose product MLSISDIKERLAPLFDADGLSLIILFGSMASGAVHARSDVDLAFLYDDKVDILELTNRTSALLGINRVDLVDLRLADPLLKFAIAKTGKIVYERSPGEFSEFYSLAFRRYVDTKKLRDAQEGSVRMFLAERGLS is encoded by the coding sequence ATGCTTTCCATATCCGACATAAAGGAGAGGCTTGCTCCCCTTTTCGATGCTGACGGCCTTAGTCTAATCATCTTGTTCGGATCCATGGCCTCTGGAGCTGTCCACGCCCGAAGCGACGTGGACCTCGCCTTTCTCTATGACGATAAAGTAGACATCCTTGAGCTTACAAACAGGACTTCTGCGCTGCTTGGGATCAACAGGGTCGACTTGGTAGACTTGAGGCTCGCAGACCCCCTTCTTAAGTTCGCTATTGCCAAGACCGGAAAGATCGTCTACGAGAGGTCGCCGGGGGAATTCAGCGAATTCTACTCCCTCGCTTTCAGAAGATATGTGGACACGAAAAAGCTCCGGGACGCCCAGGAAGGCTCCGTAAGGATGTTCCTGGCTGAAAGGGGGCTTTCGTGA
- a CDS encoding helix-turn-helix transcriptional regulator, translated as MPKTSLGKELERLRAELTGKTNEKWTQRKVAEKIGVTAQAYQNWMHGRRGKELDIDTLWKISETLQGDFGRLVKLARPDLYKYCTELCKERHSRDLDMYPPEISSLISILLDMRAKKRNEFHKLKKIIEIINS; from the coding sequence ATGCCAAAGACATCTTTAGGTAAAGAGCTGGAGCGGCTCAGGGCCGAGCTTACCGGAAAGACCAACGAAAAGTGGACTCAGAGGAAAGTCGCCGAAAAAATAGGGGTTACTGCCCAGGCATACCAAAACTGGATGCACGGCAGGCGGGGGAAGGAGCTGGATATTGATACTCTATGGAAAATCAGTGAAACGCTGCAGGGCGATTTCGGTCGGCTGGTCAAGCTAGCGAGGCCTGATCTCTATAAGTACTGTACGGAACTTTGCAAGGAAAGGCATTCCCGGGATCTGGATATGTACCCTCCCGAGATATCAAGTCTGATTTCCATTCTGCTTGATATGCGCGCGAAAAAAAGAAATGAGTTCCATAAACTTAAAAAAATTATCGAGATAATCAACTCCTAA
- a CDS encoding heavy metal-binding domain-containing protein produces MIIAARLRATAKLADTEKKCKELGEKILVVTSSAIPGKELDIIGVVSGVSDTAASFGEEFKLAEKEALYNLMNRALELGANGVVDLKMSTGSYQQQGSQWMVSKVTYTGTAVLIKR; encoded by the coding sequence TTGATCATTGCAGCAAGACTAAGAGCCACTGCCAAGCTGGCAGATACGGAGAAGAAGTGCAAGGAACTGGGGGAGAAGATTCTTGTAGTCACCTCAAGCGCCATCCCTGGCAAGGAGCTCGATATCATAGGTGTCGTCAGCGGGGTATCGGACACGGCCGCTTCATTCGGGGAGGAATTCAAGCTGGCGGAGAAAGAAGCCCTCTATAATCTTATGAACCGTGCCCTTGAGCTCGGAGCAAACGGGGTCGTCGACCTTAAGATGAGTACCGGGAGCTATCAGCAGCAGGGCTCCCAGTGGATGGTCTCCAAGGTGACCTATACCGGTACAGCGGTCCTGATTAAAAGGTAG
- a CDS encoding type II toxin-antitoxin system prevent-host-death family antitoxin has translation MHTVGIKELKAKLSSYVDKASHGEKIIITDHGKEVALIVPISSERHAISSLMEANKAQWDGGKPSGLKGIHIKGKPLSETVLEERR, from the coding sequence ATGCATACAGTAGGCATAAAAGAGCTCAAGGCCAAATTAAGCAGCTATGTCGATAAAGCCTCGCATGGTGAAAAAATCATCATAACCGATCACGGGAAAGAAGTGGCCCTGATAGTGCCCATTTCAAGTGAGCGCCATGCTATAAGCTCGCTAATGGAGGCCAATAAGGCGCAATGGGATGGCGGAAAGCCGTCGGGGTTAAAAGGCATCCACATCAAGGGCAAGCCCCTTTCGGAGACCGTGCTGGAGGAAAGACGTTGA
- a CDS encoding outer membrane beta-barrel protein, translating to MNIKTIKKQTWRTAVKRIFVLIAFVLIILSPTMAWAQLGDTKLSLGYELTSGLNGELTYGLNLGIGAEIEESTEVRLDFLYQSYQGTTWDASKDIWEAHGKSISNADAMLLGLILSLRGYSDAFLAYGVRPYVSFGLGYYQTKWEDIHPEDGTRRGWGLVPGLGLEYMFTNRVGVGADLKYHMATTKLGSFRFTSTFLNLIYKL from the coding sequence ATGAACATTAAAACGATAAAAAAACAAACATGGAGAACAGCCGTGAAGAGGATATTCGTTCTGATCGCCTTCGTTCTAATCATATTAAGCCCTACCATGGCATGGGCACAATTGGGGGATACAAAATTGTCCTTGGGATATGAACTGACCTCCGGATTAAATGGCGAGCTGACCTACGGCCTTAACCTCGGGATAGGCGCAGAGATCGAGGAATCCACCGAGGTCCGGCTCGATTTTCTGTACCAGTCGTACCAGGGCACTACCTGGGATGCTTCCAAGGACATCTGGGAGGCCCATGGCAAGTCCATCTCGAATGCGGACGCCATGCTGCTCGGTCTCATTTTGAGCTTACGGGGTTATTCCGATGCTTTCCTGGCATACGGGGTCAGGCCATATGTTTCGTTTGGGCTTGGCTACTACCAGACCAAATGGGAGGACATCCACCCTGAGGACGGGACCCGCCGGGGCTGGGGCCTGGTCCCCGGCCTTGGTCTTGAGTACATGTTTACCAACCGTGTCGGCGTAGGTGCAGACCTCAAGTATCATATGGCCACAACCAAATTAGGCTCGTTCAGGTTTACCAGCACCTTCCTGAACCTCATATATAAGCTGTAA
- a CDS encoding DUF86 domain-containing protein, whose translation MSPFEKDILRRKLAVIVECLRALAPIKEMEPDKYAEDIYKRKATERLLQEMIEAAIDINTHIIVSAGGGAPEDYFQSFIKLGEMGVIPVKLAKNLAPSTGLRNRLVHEYDDTDNTIVLAAVKMADDLYPQYIGAVEAHIKSTD comes from the coding sequence GTGAGCCCGTTTGAGAAGGATATCCTCAGAAGAAAGCTTGCCGTGATCGTTGAATGCCTGAGAGCCCTCGCTCCCATAAAGGAGATGGAACCCGATAAATACGCAGAAGACATCTACAAAAGGAAAGCGACCGAGAGACTCCTGCAGGAGATGATCGAGGCTGCGATAGACATAAATACTCACATAATCGTCTCGGCCGGAGGAGGAGCCCCTGAGGATTACTTCCAGAGCTTCATCAAGCTCGGCGAGATGGGTGTTATCCCTGTAAAGCTGGCCAAAAATCTCGCCCCCTCGACGGGCCTGAGAAACAGACTCGTCCACGAGTACGACGACACCGACAACACGATCGTCCTCGCCGCCGTCAAGATGGCTGACGACCTCTACCCCCAATATATCGGGGCGGTAGAGGCCCACATAAAATCGACTGACTGA
- a CDS encoding type II toxin-antitoxin system VapC family toxin, whose product MILYLDTSSIVKLYIEEEGTEAVRRWAEEAEVLATCRVACPEFISALTRRFKVGDLSKKEFRALVDGFLKEWSEFAVIDFDELEAARLAEKHGLRGFDAIHLSALKLLKKRDNNISVAFSSFDKELNRAAASEGFTVLTT is encoded by the coding sequence TTGATCCTTTATCTCGACACCAGCAGTATCGTAAAATTGTACATCGAGGAGGAAGGGACGGAAGCCGTAAGAAGGTGGGCCGAAGAGGCTGAAGTGTTGGCCACTTGCCGGGTAGCCTGCCCGGAATTTATTTCCGCCCTTACACGGCGCTTTAAAGTAGGCGATTTATCCAAAAAAGAGTTCCGGGCCCTGGTCGACGGATTTTTAAAAGAGTGGAGCGAATTCGCCGTAATAGACTTTGACGAGTTGGAGGCCGCCCGTCTTGCCGAAAAACACGGGCTGAGAGGCTTTGATGCCATTCATCTTTCAGCATTGAAATTATTAAAAAAAAGAGATAATAATATTTCAGTGGCTTTTTCCTCTTTCGACAAGGAGCTGAACCGGGCCGCCGCCTCGGAGGGATTCACAGTCTTGACCACCTGA